AGGCACGCCGCCAGCGTTCGTCCTGAGCCAGGATCAAACTCTCCATAAAAGAAATTTGATTAGCTCAAATTGTTTTGCTGGCATCAATTTTGATGTCCAAAATTTTGTTTCGTTCACTAACGAAGTTAGCTAGTAAAAACTATATTGATTACGTTTTGCTTGTTCAGTTTTCAAGGTTCATTTTGTTTCGTTTAGTGCGTCACCTCTTGGCGACTCATTTATAATATCAAGATTCATAAACTATGTCAACACTTTATCTAAAAAAATTAAAATAGTTTTTCATTACATGCATTTACTCTAGTAGAACAACGGAGTAATAAGGCAATCACAACTCTTTTATGACTGCCTTATTAGTTCTTTATTTACTCTATTCATTTGTAATTATTCGTGAAATATAAAACGTACGATTTTTTCCTAAATCAAAAATTTCACCTGTAATACTTAATTTAATAATAGGACGTGTAGGTGCATATCTATTAACGAACATTACTTCACCACGTTCTAGATTGGAAAGTTCAATAATTGTTCCAATTGGTAAGTCTGCCACTAAGTCAATCAACGCTCTTACTACTTTAATATCAAATTTTCCAAACTCAGACTCATTAATCATTTCTATTACTTTAAATGAGGATTGTTTGGAGCGATAAACACGCTCACATGTCATAGCATGAAAAACATCGGCAACTGCAATAATCTGCGCAAAAACCGATATGTTTGCGATTTTCTCACCTTTAGGATATCCGCTTCCGTTTAAGCGCTCATGATGCTGGAAAATGGCTTCTTTAATTGTATCTTTTAAGATTGTTAAATCCTTTACCATGTTATAACTATATATAGGATGTTTATGAATCTCTGAAAATTCTTGTTCAGTTAATGTAGTTTTTTTATCTCGAATACGTGGGTGAATTTTAGCCATACCGCAATCTGCTAGTAGACCGCCAATTGCAATTTGAATAGTTAACCCTTTATCGTAACCTAATTTTTGAGCGATTACAGAAGAAATCAGTGCTGTTCCTACACAATGGTGGTATAAATAATCTTTTGGATTCGAATATTCGTTTAAGTTAAAAATAATTGTACGATCTTCTAAGACCATATCCAATAATGGCAAAATGATCGAACGTGCTTTTGTAATATCTACCTTCGCACCAGCTTCCCAATTTTTAAACTCTTTCTTAAATTGTTCAACAGAATTACTATAAACTCTTTTAAACGTTGGAACAGCTTCTGGTTGGAAAGCAAAATCTATTTCTTTTTCAGTCTCTACTGAAACTTCTTTTAAATTATCTTTGTATACAGGAGCTCTTGAAATATTAAATGCGCTAAAAACTTGTAAATGCTCATGTGATACTACTGTATCTTTAAAAATTATTGGATATTGTGTATTAGCAAAAATATCTTCAGAAATAACTTTTCCAATACGTAATTCTGAAATTGGGACATGTACCGTTTCCACGAAATTAAACACCTCTTTACTATTTCACTTACTTGAACTAAGGTCTATTTATATATTATCACGAATTTCTAAATTATTACTTATTTTTCACGATATATAATAAAAACCGATGAGCAGCAACAAACGCTGTCTTCATCGGTTATTTTTTATTCCTCTATTTCCTCATTTTCATCAGTGGCCTCTTCGTCTTCTTTTTCAACTTTTGCAACAGTTGCAACAAGTTCGTCATCCCCTAAACGAATTAAACGAACACCTTGAGTACTACGACCAATTAATGAAATATCATTGACATCCATACGTATCAGCATTCCGTTGATTGTAATAAGCATTAAATCTTCAGAACCATCAACAGTTTTAACAGCCACCATAGGACCATTTTTATCGGTAATTTGAATTGTTTTTAAACCAACGCCACCACGACTTTGTAAACGATACTCCTCTTCAGTTGTACGCTTACCATAGCCTTTTTCGGTAACGACTAAAATTTCTTGTCCAGGTTCGACGATTTCCATACCAACTACTTCATCGCCTTCTCGTAGCTTAATACCACGTACCCCACCTGCTGTACGTCCCATTGAACGGATATCATCCTCTTGGAAACGAACAAGCATACCGTCACGCGTTCCGATAATCACTTGCTTCATACCATCCGTTAAACGAACAGCAATTAAATCATCATCTTCTCGTAAACTAATAGCAATTAAGCCATTCGTACGGATATTTGCAAATTGAGATACAGGTGTACGTTTTGAAATACCTGTTTTCGTTGTAAAGATAAAGTAAGCATCCTTGTCAAATGAATCAACACGAATCATTGCCGTAACTTTCTCACCTTTATCGATATTCAGTAAGTTAACGATTGGTAAACCTTTCGCCGTGCGACCGTACTCCGGAATTTCGTAACCTTTAGCACGGAATACTTTCCCCTTAGACGTGAAGAATAATATAGTATCGTGCGTAGATGTATTCATAAGGTGCTCGACGAAGTCATCCTCATTAGTTCCCATTCCTTGTACACCACGACCACCGCGCTTTTGACTGCGATATGTATTGGCAGCTAAGCGCTTAATATAGCCATTATGCGTTAACGTAACAACTGAATTTTCTACAGGAATTAAATCCTCATCCTCAATCATTTCCATACCGCCAGATGTAATCTCTGTACGACGGGCATCATTGAAGCGCTCTTTCAGTTCTAATATTTCAGTGCGAATAATCTCAACAATTTTAGCTTCATCGGCTAAGATTGCTTTTAATTCAGCAATTAGCACTTGTAACTCTTGATATTCTGCTTCAATTTTTTCTCGTTCTAAGCCACTTAAACGTACTAAACGCATATCTAAAATTGCTTGGGCTTGACGTTCAGATAAATTAAACCGTTCCATTAATTGCGGTTTAGCTTCCTCACCACTACGAGAACCGCGGATAATCGCAATAATTTCATCAATATGATCTAGGGCAATTCGTAAACCCTCTAAAATATGAGCACGGTCTTCTGCTTTCTTTAAATCAAATTCAGTACGGCGGCGAATGATGACTTTTTGATGCTCTAAATAATGATACAGCATCTCTTTAATGCCCATTACTTTTGGCTGTCCATTTACTAAAGACAGCATATTAACACCAAAGCTTGATTGCATCGCTGTTTGCTTATAAAGATTATTTAACACGACATTTGCATTGGCATCTTTTCGTATTTCAATAACTACACGCATACCACGGCGGTCAGATTCATCTCGTAGATTGGTAATGCCATCGATTTTTTTATCGCGAACTAGCTCAGCAATCTTTTCAATTAATTTTGCCTTATTTACTTGGTAAGGTAATTCATGAATAAGAATTGTTTCTTTACCGTTTGACTTTTGTTCGATTTCTACTTTAGCTCGAATAATAATGGAACCACGGCCTGTTTCATAGGCACGGCGAATACCACTGCGTCCTAAAATCAATCCACCAGTTGGGAAATCCGGTCCTGGAATAATTTCCATCAATTCTTCCGTAGTAATTGCAGGATTTTCAGATAGTGCTAACACTCCATCAATCGTTTCCCCTAGATTATGCGGAGGAATGTTTGTTGCCATACCAACCGCAATTCCTGCCGCTCCATTTACTAATAAGTTTGGATAGCGACTTGGTAAAACGACCGGTTCTTTTTCAGAGCCATCATAGTTATCAGTATAGTCAATTGTGTTTTTATTAATATCTCGAAGCATTTCCATTGCAATACGAGACATACGCGATTCTGTATAACGCATCGCAGCTGCTCCGTCGCCATCAACAGAACCAAAGTTTCCGTGACCATCAACAAGCATGTAACGATAACTAAAATCTTGTGCCATACGTACCATGGCATCGTAAATTGAAGAGTCACCATGTGGATGGTACTTACCCATTACATCCCCAACGATACGTGCTGATTTTTTGTACGCTTTATCTGCTGTATTTCCTAACTCTTGCATGCCGTATAAAATACGACGATGAACTGGCTTTAATCCATCGCGTACATCTGGTAATGCACGCGAAACGATTACACTCATTGCATAATCGAGGAAGGATGTTTCGATTTCTTCTGTTATATTAACTCCTTTAACACCGGAGCGTTCTTGTTCTGACAAAGTGTAGACCTCCCCTCAAGAAAAATTAAATATCTAAATTAGCGTATACCGCATTTTCTTCGATAAATTGACGACGAGGTTCTACTTCATCGCCCATTAAGCGTTCGAATGCTTCGTTCGCTTTAATTGCATCATCTAATTCCACTTGTAATAATGTGCGGTGCTCTGGATCCATTGTTGTATCCCACAGTTGCTCCGCATTCATTTCACCAAGACCTTTGTAGCGTTGAACTACAGGCTTAGGCATGTTTGGCAGTCGCTCTAAAATCTCTTGTAGCGCAATATCATCATAGCAATATTCAACATGCTTCCCTTGCTTCACTTGATAAAGTGGTGGCTGTGCAATATAAATATAACCAGCATCTACTAAAGGTCGTAAGAAACGGAAGAAGAATGTTAACAATAATGTACGGATATGTGCTCCATCTACATCGGCATCGGTCATTATAATAATTTTATGATAACGCGCTTTTTCTAAATTAAATTCTTCCCCAATACCAGTACCGAAGGCTGTAATCATTGCTCGAATTTCAGCATTGGATAATATTTTATCTAATCGTGCTTTTTCCACGTTTAAAATTTTACCACGTAAAGGTAAAATTGCTTGGAAGTGACGGTCACGTCCAGATTTCGCCGAACCACCGGCAGAGTCACCCTCTACAATGTAAATTTCACATTCAGCTGGGTTTGTAGAAGAACAGTCAGCAAGTTTACCCGGTAAGCTTGATACTTCAAGCGCTGATTTGCGGCGTGTAAATTCGCGTGCCTTTTTGGCTGCCACACGTGCCCGAGCTGCCATTAAACCTTTATCGATAATTTTTCGCGCTACAGTTGGATTTTCTAACATGAAACGTTCAAAACCATCTGAAAATAACGCATTCGTAATTTGGCTTACTTCGGAGTTACCAAGCTTTGTTTTCGTTTGTCCCTCAAATTGAGGATCAGGGTGCTTAATAGATATAATAGCCGTTAACCCTTCGCGAACATCTTCACCTGTAAGGTTCGTATCAGCTTCTTTTAATAAGCCATTTTTACGCGCGTAATCATTGATAACACGCGTAAGTGCTGTTTTAAAGCCTGACTCATGTGTACCACCTTCATACGTATTGATGTTATTTGCGAACGAGAAAATATTCGATGAAAAACCAGCATTATATTGCATGGCGATTTCAATAGAAATACCGTCCTTTTCGCCAAGAACATCAATTGGCTCATGGATAGGCTCTTTAGACTTGTTCAAGTGCTCTACATAAGAACGAATACCACCTTCATAATGATATGTAGTGGAACGTATCTCATCTTCACGCTCATCTGCAATTGTAATTCGAATACCACGATTCAAATAGGCTAATTCGCGAATACGATGTGCTAAAATATCGAATTCATATTCTGTTGTTTCTTTGAAAATTTCAGGATCTGCTTTGAAACGAGTAGTTGTTCCGTTATGATCGGTTTCACCAATAACAGTTAATGCCTGTGTTGTTTGACCACGTTCAAATTTTATTTCGTGGATTTGTCCCTCGCGATGAACTTGAACAATTGTCTCAACTGACAAAGCATTTACTACTGATGCCCCTACACCATGAAGACCGCCTGATACTTTATAGCCCCCACCGCCGAATTTACCACCGGCATGGAGCACTGTCATAATGACTTCGACAGCTGGTTTACCCATCTTTTCTTGAATACTGACAGGAATTCCTCGACCATTATCTTCTACACGAATCCAATTGTCTTTTTCAATCGTAACTGAGATATCAGTACAAAAACCTGCAAGTGCTTCATCTATACTATTATCAACAATTTCCCATACTAAATGGTGAAGTCCTTTAGAGCTTGTTGAACCGATATACATCCCCGGTCTTTTTCGAACCGCTTCTAAACCTTCTAATACCTGTATTTGATCGGCTTCATACGCTTGATCTTGTAAACCTTCGTTTTCTATAGCCACGGCTTCCATCTACTCCTTCATAACATCATTGTGTGTAAATGAATGAACAGTCAACCGAGCTGACTATTACCATTCTTTTATAATCTAAAAAACTCCCTGGCTAACTTTCTTCAATCGCACCTTGTTTCACGTGGAACAGCTGAGCATGTTCCATCGTCTCATGATGAATTCCATCAACACTTGTAGTCGTTACAAAGGTTTGGACTTCACCTTGAATGGTATTTAATAAATGCGATTGGCGATAATCATCGAGTTCCGACAATACATCGTCTAAAAGTAGAATGGGTGTTTCATTTGTTTCTTGTTTAATTAACTCAATTTCGGCGAGCTTTAATGACAGAGCAGTTGTTCGTTGTTGCCCTTGTGAGCCATATGTTTGCACATCATAGCCATTCACTAAAAATTGTAAATCATCTCGATGTGGTCCAACCATCGTGACACCACGCTCAAATTCACGATTCTTTGCCTCTACTAACTTTTTCAGTAAGAGATCTTCCATTTCACTAGCAGTCTGTCCTTTATCAATACCTGCTACTGTGCGGTATTTAATCATTAAAGTTTCCTTACCTTGTGAAATTCCTGCATGAATCGGCTCTGCCCACTCTTGTAATAAATCCATAAATTGAAATCTTTTTCGAATAATTTGGGTAGCTGCGTGAATATACTGCTCATTATAAACATCATACATCACGTCGTTTGTCATTATCTTACCCTGATTCATTTTCAAATAATGATTGCGTTGTTTTAAAATCTTTTGAAAGGTTAATAAATCATGTAAGTAGACGGGCGAAATTTGCCCAATCTCCATATCAATAAAACGTCGTCGTATTTGCGGGCTCCCTTTAACAACATTTAAATCTTCTGGCGCAAACATAACCACATTCATTTGACCAATATAATGACTAAGACGACTTTGTTCAATATGATTAATTTTACCCTTTTTGCCCTTTTTCGTAATGGTAAGCTCTATTGGTAAAATACCGTGCCTTTTTTGAACGGCCCCTTCTATTTTACCATAGTCTGAATCCCAACGTATCAATTCTTTATCGTTCGTCGTGCGATGTGATTTAGCCATCGCTAATACGTAAATGGATTCCATCACATTTGTTTTTCCTTGGGCATTTTCACCAATAAATACATTTATTTTTGGAGAGAATTTTAACGTTAACGCATCATAGTTGCGGTAATTTGTAAGTTTTAACTGCTCAATATGCATAATTTATTGTCCAGTGGGCCCAACAATTCGGAACCGGCCACATCCAGGAATATTTACAACATCTCCGTTACGTAATTTGCGACCACGGCGATCATCTACCTCGCCATTTACGTAAACATCATTTTCGTGTAAAAACCATTTTGCCATACCGCCTGAGCTAATCGCATCAGTCATTTTTAAAAGTTGCCCTAACGTGACAAACTCTACATCGATTTCAATGTCTTTCATAGCTGTGTTACCCTCCAAATACAGAATGTCTATCTCTCTATCATACCTAAAAATGCTTCATAAGTAAAAAAAGATAGCCGCAACGAGCGACTATCCCAAAGTTTATCAAAGCAAGTGAACATAACTTAAAATCCAATTTATTCTATATAATACAACTAATAGAAAATATTACGATTAATATGTGCGCACTGGTAAAATTAGTTGCAGAATTGCATCATCATGAACAGAGCGTAAAATAAATGGTCTCATCGCACCAGTAAATTGAATAACCACATCTTGACCATCAATTGCTTTCAATGCTTCCATCATGTATTTAGCGCTAAAGGAAATTTTTAAGTTATCCCCTTCTAATGCTTCCACAGGTATTTCTTCTTGTACTTTACCTATCTCTGGAGAATTCGATGAAACTTCAACCGCTTGACTATCTAATATTTCGAAGCGCACGACATTATTACGATCTCCTCGTGCGACAAGTGATGCACGATCAATTGCTTGTAATAAAGCTTTACCGTTAATCGTTACATTTGTTTGATATTCTTCTGGAATTAAACGTGATGTATCTGGGTAGTTCCCTTCAAGTAAACGAGAGAAGAATAATACATCTCCTGTTTTAAATAATACTTGCTGACTTGTAATAACAATTTGGACAAGATTTGTAGAATCTTCTAACACCTTATTTAACTCATTTAAACTTTTACCAGGAATAACTACACTATGTTCAACTTCAGGTAAATCTTCTAACTGTACTTTACGTCTTGCTAAACGGTGGCTATCTGTTGCAACACAGATTAATGTTTCGTTTTTAATCTGCCAGTTTACACCTGTCAACACGGGTCTGCTTTCAGAAGTCGCCACTGCGAATACTGTTTCACGGATAATTGATTTTAGTAAGTCTGCAGGAATAGTAAATTTTTGATCCTCTGTTAATTCAGGTAATAAAGGATATTCAGCAGCATCAGAGCCAATTAAATGGAATTCTGATTTTCCTGAACGAATATGCGTTTGGAAACCTGTCGTTACTTGAATTTCAACCTCGTTTGTCGGCAATTTACGAACAATTTCATTGAACATACGTGCTTGTACAACGATTGAACCCGTTTCCGCAATGTGAATAATTTGTTGCCCATCTTCTTCTACTGGGATAAATGTTTGAATTGTAATATCTGCATCACTACCAGTTAGACGAATTCCTTCGTTTGTTACATCAATTTTAATCCCCGTTAATATCGGAATTGTTGTTTTAGAACTTACGGCTTTCATGACATCATTTAAACCTTCTAGTAAACGGTCACGTAAAATATCAAATTTCATTTGTTTTCCCTCACATATTTATATTATTTATTTATTAAATATAAAAAGATATAGTAATAGGTCCTGTGGATTTGTGGATAAGTGCTTCTAGGTGAATAAAATCAGTCTATCCACATGTAGATAGACTGTGTATAAGTTTGTGTTTAAAAATTAGAGTTGTCCACAAGTTTATTTCCCTAGCATGCTACGAATTTGTTTAATATCTTGTTGCAGTTGAACGTCATTTTTCAACAAAGAAGATATTTTTTCATGCGCATGGATAACAGTAGTATGGTCACGACCACCAAACTCTTCGCCAATTTTCGGCAGCGAGAAATCTGTTAATTCGCGTGATAAAAACATCGCAATTTGTCGAGGAAAGGCGATTAGCTTAGTTCGTTTTTTAGCTGAAAAATCTTCTAAACGAATATTAAAGTGCTCTCCTACTGCGTTTTGAATATCTAAAATTGTCACAGTTCTAGGTTTTGCATTAGGAATGATATCTTTTAATGCTTCAGCGGCTAATGTAGCTGTAATATCCTTGTTCACTAACGAAGAGTAAGCTACGACACGAATAAGCGCACCTTCAAGCTCCCGGATATTGGAGTCAATCTGGTTCGCAATATAGAGCATTACTTCGTTTGGTACATCCAAACCGTCCGCTTTTGCTTTTTTTCGTAGAATAGCGATACGAGTT
This genomic interval from Lysinibacillus sphaericus contains the following:
- a CDS encoding HD-GYP domain-containing protein — encoded protein: METVHVPISELRIGKVISEDIFANTQYPIIFKDTVVSHEHLQVFSAFNISRAPVYKDNLKEVSVETEKEIDFAFQPEAVPTFKRVYSNSVEQFKKEFKNWEAGAKVDITKARSIILPLLDMVLEDRTIIFNLNEYSNPKDYLYHHCVGTALISSVIAQKLGYDKGLTIQIAIGGLLADCGMAKIHPRIRDKKTTLTEQEFSEIHKHPIYSYNMVKDLTILKDTIKEAIFQHHERLNGSGYPKGEKIANISVFAQIIAVADVFHAMTCERVYRSKQSSFKVIEMINESEFGKFDIKVVRALIDLVADLPIGTIIELSNLERGEVMFVNRYAPTRPIIKLSITGEIFDLGKNRTFYISRIITNE
- the gyrA gene encoding DNA gyrase subunit A codes for the protein MSEQERSGVKGVNITEEIETSFLDYAMSVIVSRALPDVRDGLKPVHRRILYGMQELGNTADKAYKKSARIVGDVMGKYHPHGDSSIYDAMVRMAQDFSYRYMLVDGHGNFGSVDGDGAAAMRYTESRMSRIAMEMLRDINKNTIDYTDNYDGSEKEPVVLPSRYPNLLVNGAAGIAVGMATNIPPHNLGETIDGVLALSENPAITTEELMEIIPGPDFPTGGLILGRSGIRRAYETGRGSIIIRAKVEIEQKSNGKETILIHELPYQVNKAKLIEKIAELVRDKKIDGITNLRDESDRRGMRVVIEIRKDANANVVLNNLYKQTAMQSSFGVNMLSLVNGQPKVMGIKEMLYHYLEHQKVIIRRRTEFDLKKAEDRAHILEGLRIALDHIDEIIAIIRGSRSGEEAKPQLMERFNLSERQAQAILDMRLVRLSGLEREKIEAEYQELQVLIAELKAILADEAKIVEIIRTEILELKERFNDARRTEITSGGMEMIEDEDLIPVENSVVTLTHNGYIKRLAANTYRSQKRGGRGVQGMGTNEDDFVEHLMNTSTHDTILFFTSKGKVFRAKGYEIPEYGRTAKGLPIVNLLNIDKGEKVTAMIRVDSFDKDAYFIFTTKTGISKRTPVSQFANIRTNGLIAISLREDDDLIAVRLTDGMKQVIIGTRDGMLVRFQEDDIRSMGRTAGGVRGIKLREGDEVVGMEIVEPGQEILVVTEKGYGKRTTEEEYRLQSRGGVGLKTIQITDKNGPMVAVKTVDGSEDLMLITINGMLIRMDVNDISLIGRSTQGVRLIRLGDDELVATVAKVEKEDEEATDENEEIEE
- the gyrB gene encoding DNA topoisomerase (ATP-hydrolyzing) subunit B, which encodes MEAVAIENEGLQDQAYEADQIQVLEGLEAVRKRPGMYIGSTSSKGLHHLVWEIVDNSIDEALAGFCTDISVTIEKDNWIRVEDNGRGIPVSIQEKMGKPAVEVIMTVLHAGGKFGGGGYKVSGGLHGVGASVVNALSVETIVQVHREGQIHEIKFERGQTTQALTVIGETDHNGTTTRFKADPEIFKETTEYEFDILAHRIRELAYLNRGIRITIADEREDEIRSTTYHYEGGIRSYVEHLNKSKEPIHEPIDVLGEKDGISIEIAMQYNAGFSSNIFSFANNINTYEGGTHESGFKTALTRVINDYARKNGLLKEADTNLTGEDVREGLTAIISIKHPDPQFEGQTKTKLGNSEVSQITNALFSDGFERFMLENPTVARKIIDKGLMAARARVAAKKAREFTRRKSALEVSSLPGKLADCSSTNPAECEIYIVEGDSAGGSAKSGRDRHFQAILPLRGKILNVEKARLDKILSNAEIRAMITAFGTGIGEEFNLEKARYHKIIIMTDADVDGAHIRTLLLTFFFRFLRPLVDAGYIYIAQPPLYQVKQGKHVEYCYDDIALQEILERLPNMPKPVVQRYKGLGEMNAEQLWDTTMDPEHRTLLQVELDDAIKANEAFERLMGDEVEPRRQFIEENAVYANLDI
- the recF gene encoding DNA replication/repair protein RecF (All proteins in this family for which functions are known are DNA-binding proteins that assist the filamentation of RecA onto DNA for the initiation of recombination or recombinational repair.) — encoded protein: MHIEQLKLTNYRNYDALTLKFSPKINVFIGENAQGKTNVMESIYVLAMAKSHRTTNDKELIRWDSDYGKIEGAVQKRHGILPIELTITKKGKKGKINHIEQSRLSHYIGQMNVVMFAPEDLNVVKGSPQIRRRFIDMEIGQISPVYLHDLLTFQKILKQRNHYLKMNQGKIMTNDVMYDVYNEQYIHAATQIIRKRFQFMDLLQEWAEPIHAGISQGKETLMIKYRTVAGIDKGQTASEMEDLLLKKLVEAKNREFERGVTMVGPHRDDLQFLVNGYDVQTYGSQGQQRTTALSLKLAEIELIKQETNETPILLLDDVLSELDDYRQSHLLNTIQGEVQTFVTTTSVDGIHHETMEHAQLFHVKQGAIEES
- the yaaA gene encoding S4 domain-containing protein YaaA produces the protein MKDIEIDVEFVTLGQLLKMTDAISSGGMAKWFLHENDVYVNGEVDDRRGRKLRNGDVVNIPGCGRFRIVGPTGQ
- the dnaN gene encoding DNA polymerase III subunit beta, which encodes MKFDILRDRLLEGLNDVMKAVSSKTTIPILTGIKIDVTNEGIRLTGSDADITIQTFIPVEEDGQQIIHIAETGSIVVQARMFNEIVRKLPTNEVEIQVTTGFQTHIRSGKSEFHLIGSDAAEYPLLPELTEDQKFTIPADLLKSIIRETVFAVATSESRPVLTGVNWQIKNETLICVATDSHRLARRKVQLEDLPEVEHSVVIPGKSLNELNKVLEDSTNLVQIVITSQQVLFKTGDVLFFSRLLEGNYPDTSRLIPEEYQTNVTINGKALLQAIDRASLVARGDRNNVVRFEILDSQAVEVSSNSPEIGKVQEEIPVEALEGDNLKISFSAKYMMEALKAIDGQDVVIQFTGAMRPFILRSVHDDAILQLILPVRTY